From Virgibacillus natechei, the proteins below share one genomic window:
- the hisC gene encoding histidinol-phosphate transaminase, which translates to MEGKLILKQLTPYQQGKQIKDIKEAYGLDRIVKLASNENPYGYSSHVKDYFSNNITDFEIYPDGYTAELRTAIASKLAVNEKQLLFGSGSEEIVQMICRAFLYPGVNTVMPTPTFPQYKHNTLIEGADIKEIPTVDGYHDLEKMLESIDEYTKVVWLCSPNNPTGSSLSKEAIYSFMDRCPKDVLVVLDEAYYEYMDASQDPGAVHRIETYENLVILRTFSKAHGLAGLRIGYAIANEDLITKLDVVRGPFNTTSIAQKAALIALEDSAFIEETKSKNNTVKQDFMQFLDTIEWTYYESQANFLLVNTPISGNEVFQYLIENGFIVRPGEVLGCPNTIRVTLGNEKDMSQLQNLLYAMQQQLSKEI; encoded by the coding sequence ATGGAAGGAAAATTAATTCTCAAACAATTAACACCATACCAACAAGGGAAGCAAATCAAAGACATTAAAGAAGCGTACGGGTTAGATCGTATTGTTAAATTAGCATCAAACGAAAACCCATATGGTTACTCTTCGCATGTTAAAGATTATTTTTCAAATAACATAACAGATTTTGAAATTTATCCAGACGGGTATACAGCTGAATTACGTACAGCTATAGCCTCTAAATTAGCTGTAAACGAAAAGCAGTTATTATTCGGTAGTGGATCTGAAGAAATCGTTCAAATGATTTGCCGTGCCTTTTTGTACCCGGGTGTAAACACAGTTATGCCTACACCTACTTTCCCGCAGTACAAACACAATACGTTAATTGAAGGGGCAGACATTAAAGAGATTCCTACTGTAGATGGCTACCATGATCTTGAAAAAATGCTTGAATCTATTGACGAATATACAAAGGTTGTATGGCTATGTTCTCCTAATAACCCAACAGGGTCTAGCCTTTCAAAGGAAGCCATTTATTCATTCATGGATCGCTGTCCAAAAGATGTATTAGTTGTACTGGACGAAGCTTATTATGAATATATGGATGCTAGTCAGGATCCGGGAGCTGTTCATCGTATAGAAACATATGAAAATCTTGTTATATTACGGACATTTTCAAAAGCTCATGGGTTAGCTGGATTACGAATCGGTTACGCTATCGCAAACGAAGACTTGATTACGAAGTTGGATGTAGTCAGAGGCCCATTTAATACCACATCAATTGCACAAAAAGCTGCCTTAATTGCACTGGAAGATTCAGCATTCATTGAAGAAACAAAGTCTAAAAATAATACTGTGAAACAAGATTTCATGCAGTTTCTTGATACAATTGAATGGACGTATTATGAATCGCAAGCAAACTTTTTACTGGTCAACACACCTATAAGTGGGAATGAAGTCTTTCAGTATTTAATAGAGAATGGTTTCATTGTACGTCCAGGTGAGGTTCTTGGTTGTCCAAATACAATTAGGGTCACACTTGGTAATGAAAAGGATATGAGTCAATTACAGAATCTATTATATGCTATGCAGCAACAATTAAGTAAGGAGATTTAG
- the aroB gene encoding 3-dehydroquinate synthase produces the protein MERILVKASKHSYPIFIGENIRFRLNKLIEKKYSSILIVSDEKVAELYVNDIVTNFPDEKVFQSIIPVGEQSKRLEYYYQLQTDAIQFGLDRESLIIALGGGVVGDLAGFAAATYMRGIDYIQMPTTILAHDSSVGGKVAINHELGKNLIGSFYPPAAVVYDTQSLETLSEKDIRSGYAELVKEALIADEVFFNKLLNVNLINVKNNQLEEHLSAGIKIKSSVVEIDEQESGVRKNLNLGHTLGHALEAELGYGEITHGEAVAIGLLFSLHVSESTFSSKLPYDSTFQWLKKNNYPLNILQLNEDSIIKKMKTDKKTLNNTIQMVLLKEIGKPIVQEINDYDMKIYLKSFTKKLEIASLVE, from the coding sequence GTGGAACGAATTCTCGTTAAAGCTAGCAAGCATTCCTACCCTATTTTTATAGGAGAAAATATACGTTTTCGTTTAAATAAATTAATAGAAAAAAAGTACTCCTCAATTTTGATCGTATCTGACGAAAAAGTTGCAGAATTGTATGTAAATGATATTGTAACTAACTTTCCTGACGAAAAAGTTTTTCAATCGATCATCCCTGTCGGAGAGCAGTCAAAGCGTTTAGAATATTACTATCAATTACAGACGGATGCGATTCAGTTTGGCTTGGATCGCGAATCGCTAATTATTGCTTTAGGTGGCGGTGTTGTTGGTGATTTAGCTGGTTTTGCTGCTGCAACATATATGCGGGGAATTGATTATATTCAAATGCCGACAACCATTCTTGCTCATGATAGCAGTGTAGGCGGGAAGGTTGCGATTAATCATGAATTGGGGAAAAATTTAATCGGAAGTTTCTACCCTCCAGCAGCTGTTGTTTATGACACACAATCACTTGAAACATTAAGTGAAAAGGATATACGGTCAGGCTATGCCGAATTAGTTAAAGAAGCTCTAATTGCAGACGAAGTTTTTTTCAATAAACTGTTAAATGTAAACCTGATAAACGTAAAGAATAACCAACTGGAAGAGCATTTGTCTGCAGGCATAAAAATTAAATCATCTGTCGTCGAGATTGATGAACAGGAGTCTGGTGTCCGAAAAAACCTTAATTTGGGTCATACCTTAGGGCATGCACTTGAAGCAGAGTTAGGATATGGAGAAATTACCCATGGAGAAGCTGTTGCAATAGGCCTATTATTCTCCCTGCATGTAAGTGAATCAACGTTTTCAAGCAAACTACCATACGATTCTACTTTTCAATGGTTAAAGAAGAATAATTATCCTTTGAATATCTTACAATTAAACGAAGATTCAATCATCAAAAAAATGAAGACTGATAAAAAAACATTGAACAATACCATTCAAATGGTGCTGTTGAAGGAAATAGGCAAACCAATCGTGCAAGAAATTAATGATTACGATATGAAAATCTATTTAAAATCATTTACTAAAAAATTGGAGATTGCGTCACTGGTGGAATAA
- the aroC gene encoding chorismate synthase — MRYLTAGESHGKQLTTIIEGVPANMPLVKEDINESLLRRQKGHGRGKRMQIEKDLAEITSGVRHGYTLGSPISLVVHNDDFKHWEDIMGEDPIEEDTKVKRVVSRPRPGHADLNGALKYGHRDMRNVLERSSARETTVRVAAGAVAKTLLKQLGIEVSGYVKEIAGIRAEDDHSLTIGERQANSEESPVRVLDKDVEQPMMSAIDQAKKEGDSIGGVVEVYVEGMPAGIGSYVHYDRKLDSRIAGGVTSINAFKGVEFGIGFEAARKNGSEVHDEIIWDEENGYHRSTNRLGGFEGGMTTGMPIVVKGVMKPIPTLMLKPLQSVDIETKEPFKATVERSDACAVPAASVVMEHVVAFELAKAITEQFPSDQFPKLQQAVADYREEIRCF, encoded by the coding sequence ATGCGTTATTTAACAGCAGGAGAGTCTCACGGAAAACAACTAACAACGATTATAGAAGGGGTACCAGCGAATATGCCCTTAGTTAAAGAGGATATCAATGAATCCTTGTTACGTAGGCAAAAAGGGCATGGTAGGGGCAAAAGAATGCAAATAGAGAAAGACCTTGCGGAGATTACAAGTGGTGTAAGACATGGCTATACATTGGGGTCTCCTATTTCTCTTGTAGTACATAATGATGATTTTAAGCATTGGGAAGATATCATGGGTGAAGACCCTATTGAAGAGGATACAAAGGTTAAACGAGTTGTATCAAGACCTAGACCAGGACACGCTGATTTAAATGGAGCTCTTAAATATGGTCATCGTGATATGCGTAATGTACTTGAGCGATCTTCAGCACGTGAGACTACAGTGCGAGTTGCAGCAGGTGCAGTCGCGAAAACATTATTAAAACAACTGGGTATCGAGGTGTCTGGCTATGTTAAGGAGATTGCCGGTATTCGTGCAGAAGACGATCATTCATTAACAATAGGTGAACGTCAAGCGAATTCTGAAGAATCACCTGTTCGGGTATTAGATAAAGATGTAGAACAGCCGATGATGAGTGCGATCGATCAAGCTAAAAAAGAAGGCGACTCAATTGGCGGTGTTGTTGAAGTTTATGTAGAAGGAATGCCTGCAGGTATAGGTTCATACGTCCATTATGACCGAAAGTTAGATAGTCGCATTGCGGGTGGTGTCACTAGCATCAATGCATTCAAAGGCGTAGAATTCGGAATCGGCTTTGAAGCAGCAAGAAAAAATGGTAGTGAAGTACATGATGAAATAATCTGGGATGAAGAAAATGGCTACCATAGAAGTACCAATCGATTAGGCGGCTTTGAAGGTGGAATGACAACTGGAATGCCAATCGTCGTAAAAGGTGTGATGAAACCTATCCCGACTTTAATGCTTAAACCACTTCAAAGTGTCGATATTGAAACAAAAGAGCCTTTCAAAGCAACTGTTGAAAGATCGGATGCATGCGCTGTTCCTGCAGCTTCTGTCGTAATGGAACATGTTGTAGCTTTTGAACTAGCTAAGGCAATAACAGAACAATTTCCAAGCGATCAGTTTCCAAAGCTTCAGCAAGCAGTGGCTGATTATCGTGAAGAAATAAGGTGTTTTTAG
- a CDS encoding CheR family methyltransferase, with amino-acid sequence MTKEYNDFIYRINRKLGIDLNLYKEAQMKRRITSLRDKRGFATFTSYYEALNNEELLLKEFVDRLTINVSEFYRNPKRWDVLQKTILPLLVNQKQQQLSIWSAACSTGEEPYTIAIMMKELFPDVDFSITATDIDESALHSAKQGVYKEQALKELPQSIKKKYFTKKNGLYDIDYTIKQLVTFKKHNLLADKYPRNIDLIVCRNVLIYFTDTAKDIIYRNFSACLNKDGVLFVGSTEQIFSANKYDLNVIDTFFYQKE; translated from the coding sequence ATGACAAAAGAATATAATGACTTTATCTATCGAATTAATAGAAAGCTCGGAATTGATCTTAACTTATACAAAGAAGCTCAAATGAAACGTCGCATTACGTCATTGAGAGACAAGAGAGGTTTTGCCACCTTTACTTCATACTATGAAGCATTAAATAACGAGGAGCTTTTACTAAAAGAATTTGTTGATAGACTAACTATTAATGTTTCCGAATTTTATCGAAACCCAAAAAGATGGGATGTTCTTCAAAAGACAATTCTTCCGCTTTTAGTAAATCAAAAACAACAACAATTATCCATATGGAGTGCTGCGTGCTCCACAGGTGAAGAACCATATACTATCGCTATCATGATGAAAGAATTATTTCCTGACGTTGACTTCTCGATCACAGCAACGGACATTGATGAAAGTGCACTACATAGTGCGAAGCAAGGAGTTTACAAAGAACAGGCCTTAAAAGAACTTCCTCAATCAATAAAGAAAAAGTATTTTACTAAAAAAAATGGTTTATATGATATCGATTATACAATAAAGCAACTGGTTACCTTTAAGAAACATAACCTATTGGCTGATAAATATCCTCGAAATATTGATTTGATTGTTTGTCGTAATGTTCTGATTTATTTTACAGACACAGCTAAGGATATTATATACCGCAATTTCAGTGCATGTCTTAATAAGGATGGCGTTTTATTTGTCGGCAGTACAGAACAAATTTTCAGTGCAAACAAATATGATTTAAACGTGATTGATACATTTTTTTATCAGAAAGAATGA
- the ndk gene encoding nucleoside-diphosphate kinase: MEKTFVMVKPDGVQRNLIGEIVKRFESKGFKLVGSKLMIISDDLAYNHYGEHKDKPFFGGLVEFITSGPVFAMVWEGEDVITTARDMMGATKPSEAIPGTIRGDFGITVGKNVIHGSDSIESADKEIGLFFSEHEIVSYTKQDSEWIY, encoded by the coding sequence GTGGAGAAGACATTTGTTATGGTGAAACCAGACGGGGTCCAACGTAACTTAATTGGAGAGATAGTAAAAAGATTTGAGTCGAAAGGATTTAAATTAGTTGGCTCAAAGCTTATGATCATTTCAGATGATTTAGCATATAACCATTATGGTGAACATAAAGACAAGCCATTTTTTGGAGGGCTTGTTGAATTCATTACTTCTGGACCTGTTTTTGCGATGGTATGGGAAGGTGAAGATGTAATTACAACCGCACGAGATATGATGGGAGCAACAAAACCATCGGAAGCTATTCCTGGTACAATACGTGGAGATTTTGGTATTACTGTTGGAAAAAACGTTATCCATGGATCCGATTCCATAGAAAGTGCCGATAAAGAAATTGGATTATTCTTTTCTGAACATGAAATTGTATCGTACACAAAACAGGATAGTGAATGGATTTACTAA
- the hepT gene encoding heptaprenyl diphosphate synthase component II: MKIAKTYGYLKKDLDVIEESLNKVIKAEHPVLREASTDLLQAGGKRIRPVFVLLSGKLGNFDLNRIKTAAVSLELIHMATLVHDDVIDDSTLRRGKPTIKHLYDNRVAMYTGDYILASALEEITTIKDANIHRLLAQTIVEVCIGEIEQIKEKYNWDQELRHYLRRIKRKTALLIATSCKLGAIVSGLPEDQANKLYKYGYYIGMSYQIIDDVLDFTSTSKELGKPSGNDLLQGNVTLPVLYAMQDRSFNNLIRETFSNPENVVEEDMEAVLSGLQKTNAIERSYNLSDLYLQKALNALEEVPDQKAKQTLQDIAKYIGKRRS; this comes from the coding sequence ATGAAAATAGCGAAAACTTATGGATATTTAAAAAAGGATTTAGATGTAATTGAAGAATCTCTCAATAAAGTTATAAAGGCTGAGCACCCTGTGTTACGAGAAGCATCCACTGATTTGCTGCAAGCAGGTGGAAAGCGAATTCGACCAGTTTTTGTCTTGTTGTCTGGAAAGCTAGGAAACTTTGACCTAAACCGGATTAAAACAGCAGCTGTTTCCCTTGAATTGATTCATATGGCAACACTTGTTCATGATGATGTTATTGATGATTCAACGTTACGCAGAGGAAAGCCTACAATAAAGCATCTATATGATAATCGTGTAGCCATGTATACAGGGGATTACATATTGGCAAGTGCTTTAGAAGAAATTACGACAATTAAAGATGCAAACATACACCGTCTTTTGGCACAAACAATTGTTGAAGTTTGTATTGGAGAAATAGAACAAATAAAAGAGAAATATAATTGGGATCAAGAACTACGTCATTATTTACGAAGAATCAAACGGAAAACAGCCTTACTTATAGCAACAAGCTGTAAATTAGGGGCTATTGTAAGTGGTTTACCAGAGGATCAAGCAAATAAATTATATAAGTATGGCTATTATATCGGTATGTCATACCAAATCATCGATGATGTACTTGATTTCACTTCTACTTCAAAAGAATTAGGAAAGCCATCAGGAAATGACTTATTACAGGGCAATGTTACACTTCCGGTACTCTATGCTATGCAGGATCGATCATTTAATAATTTAATAAGAGAAACATTCTCAAATCCTGAAAACGTGGTAGAGGAAGACATGGAAGCAGTATTGAGCGGGTTACAAAAAACAAACGCAATTGAACGCTCCTATAATCTAAGCGATCTATATTTACAGAAAGCATTAAATGCTTTAGAAGAAGTGCCTGACCAAAAAGCAAAACAGACCTTACAGGATATAGCTAAATATATTGGAAAAAGACGTTCATAA
- the menG gene encoding demethylmenaquinone methyltransferase, with translation MTEQSKEERVHYVFEKIYKKYDSMNSIISFQRHKSWRKDVLKRMSVRKGSKALDVCCGTGDWAISLAEAAGTQGNVVGLDFSQNMLSVAKDKKEDLNLKQLRLIQGNAMELPFAANSFDYVTIGFGLRNVPDYMTVLEELHRVVKPGGSVVCLETSQPTIFGFRQLYYLYFRFIMPLIGRIFAKSYKEYSWLQESAKNFPNKKELKQMFLEAGFSSVQVKSYTGGVAAMHMGFK, from the coding sequence ATGACAGAACAATCAAAAGAAGAACGTGTTCATTATGTTTTCGAGAAAATATATAAAAAATATGATTCGATGAACTCTATCATCTCTTTCCAAAGACATAAATCATGGCGGAAAGATGTTTTAAAACGTATGAGTGTTAGAAAAGGATCCAAAGCACTCGACGTCTGTTGCGGAACTGGTGATTGGGCTATCTCTTTAGCAGAAGCAGCGGGGACTCAGGGAAATGTTGTTGGTCTGGATTTTAGCCAAAATATGTTATCTGTTGCTAAGGACAAGAAAGAGGACCTTAACCTTAAGCAACTCCGTTTAATTCAAGGGAATGCTATGGAGCTTCCGTTTGCAGCGAATTCATTTGATTATGTAACAATAGGTTTTGGATTGCGTAACGTACCAGATTATATGACTGTTTTAGAAGAGCTACATCGTGTGGTGAAACCAGGTGGGAGCGTTGTTTGCTTGGAAACTTCACAACCAACAATATTTGGGTTTCGGCAATTATATTATTTATACTTTCGTTTTATTATGCCTCTAATTGGAAGAATATTTGCCAAAAGTTATAAAGAATATTCATGGCTTCAAGAATCAGCTAAAAACTTTCCAAATAAAAAAGAATTGAAACAAATGTTTCTGGAAGCTGGCTTTTCTTCTGTTCAGGTTAAAAGCTATACGGGTGGAGTAGCGGCCATGCATATGGGGTTTAAATGA
- a CDS encoding heptaprenyl diphosphate synthase component 1, translating into MNTPSIEIRHLKALVEDKIRHAYLEKYMQKPIIDEEKLTILAAIINNTALAANQKERYIITTMLVQVALDTHELVPKTNNSDESEELKLSKQLSVLAGDYYSGLYYLLLSEIEDFDLIHNLASAIKEINESKMKLYYSKESSFHEYTNLVKEIESILILKVAKYVDDTSLDYVASEWLLTNKLIQEKRKLVNNESSSFVDNWLRNTSQDSYTSTLNTIETIIEDKLQQLERSKLNLPVQYTAIKAHLDSRLNEYIRENISIAEEG; encoded by the coding sequence TTGAATACTCCTAGTATAGAAATTCGACATCTTAAGGCTCTTGTTGAGGATAAAATTCGACATGCATACCTTGAAAAGTATATGCAAAAGCCCATTATTGATGAAGAAAAGCTTACTATCCTAGCTGCAATCATAAATAATACTGCTTTAGCAGCTAACCAAAAAGAAAGATATATCATCACAACTATGCTTGTTCAGGTTGCGCTGGATACGCATGAACTGGTGCCAAAAACAAATAACTCGGATGAGAGTGAAGAATTAAAGTTATCAAAACAATTAAGTGTATTAGCTGGGGACTATTATAGCGGTCTCTATTATTTACTACTATCAGAAATTGAAGACTTTGACCTCATACATAACTTGGCATCTGCTATAAAAGAAATTAATGAATCTAAAATGAAGCTTTATTACAGCAAAGAAAGTTCTTTTCACGAATATACAAATTTAGTCAAAGAAATTGAATCGATATTAATTTTGAAAGTCGCTAAATATGTAGATGATACTTCACTTGATTATGTTGCAAGCGAATGGTTATTAACGAATAAATTAATCCAAGAAAAAAGAAAACTTGTCAATAATGAATCTTCCTCTTTTGTAGATAATTGGTTAAGAAACACTTCTCAAGATTCTTATACATCTACGTTAAATACAATTGAAACGATAATAGAAGATAAATTGCAACAACTAGAACGCTCAAAGTTGAATTTACCTGTTCAGTATACAGCCATTAAAGCTCATCTTGATTCCAGGTTAAATGAATATATACGTGAAAATATTTCAATAGCGGAAGAAGGGTAG
- a CDS encoding HU family DNA-binding protein, whose product MNKTDLVNAVAEKSELSKKDATKAVDAVFESVMDSLKDGEKVQLIGFGNFEVRERSARKGRNPQTGEEIEIPASKVPAFKPGKALKDTVK is encoded by the coding sequence ATGAACAAAACAGACTTAGTTAATGCGGTAGCAGAGAAAAGTGAACTTTCTAAGAAAGATGCTACAAAAGCGGTAGATGCAGTATTCGAATCTGTCATGGATTCACTTAAAGATGGTGAAAAAGTACAGTTAATTGGATTTGGTAACTTTGAAGTACGTGAGCGTTCAGCTCGTAAAGGTCGTAATCCACAAACTGGTGAAGAGATCGAAATTCCTGCAAGCAAAGTTCCTGCTTTTAAACCAGGAAAAGCCCTTAAAGATACCGTGAAATAA
- the spoIVA gene encoding stage IV sporulation protein A: MERVDIFKDISKRTNGDIYLGIVGAVRTGKSTFIKKFMELVVLPNIEEESERSRAHDELPQSAAGKTIMTTEPKFIPNQAVSINVEDGLDVNVRLVDCVGYAVEGAKGFEDENGPRMIHTPWYEEPIPFHDAAEIGTRKVIQEHSTIGVVVTTDGTIGEIPRNEYEDSEAKVVDELKEVGKPFIMVVNSTNPTGQNTELLRQDLTEKYDIPVLSMSIESMTEHDVYNVLREALYEFPVLEVNVNLPSWVMVLKEDHWLRTNYQKAIQSTVKDIRRLRDVDEIVGNFSEYDYIDKANIAGMEMGEGVAEIDLHAPDHLYDEILKEIVGEEIRGKDHLLELMQNFSHAKREYDQVSGALKMVKQTGYGIAAPTLEDMILDEPEIIRQGSRFGVRLKAVAPSIHMIKVEVESEFSPIIGTEKQSEELVRYLMQDFEDDPLSIWESDIFGRSLSSIVREGIQGKISLMPENARYKLKDTLERIINEGSGGLIAIIL, encoded by the coding sequence TTGGAAAGAGTTGATATTTTTAAAGATATTTCTAAACGGACTAATGGAGATATTTATCTTGGTATTGTAGGAGCTGTCCGTACAGGAAAATCAACATTTATAAAGAAATTTATGGAGTTGGTTGTCCTGCCTAATATCGAAGAAGAAAGCGAGCGTTCTCGAGCACATGATGAATTACCGCAAAGTGCAGCCGGTAAAACCATTATGACAACAGAGCCGAAGTTTATTCCAAATCAAGCAGTATCCATTAATGTAGAGGATGGACTTGATGTAAATGTACGATTGGTAGACTGTGTAGGGTACGCTGTCGAAGGTGCTAAAGGGTTTGAAGATGAGAATGGTCCTAGAATGATCCACACGCCATGGTACGAGGAACCAATACCATTTCATGATGCAGCTGAGATTGGTACTAGAAAGGTAATTCAAGAGCATTCTACAATAGGTGTTGTTGTAACTACAGATGGGACGATAGGTGAAATCCCACGAAATGAATATGAAGATTCAGAAGCAAAAGTAGTAGACGAATTAAAAGAAGTTGGCAAACCATTTATAATGGTAGTTAATTCAACTAATCCAACAGGTCAGAACACAGAACTACTACGTCAGGATCTAACAGAAAAATATGACATACCCGTACTTTCTATGAGTATTGAGTCAATGACGGAACATGATGTTTATAATGTTTTACGTGAAGCATTGTATGAATTTCCTGTACTTGAAGTTAATGTGAATCTCCCCAGCTGGGTAATGGTACTTAAAGAAGATCATTGGTTAAGAACGAACTATCAAAAAGCAATTCAATCAACCGTCAAGGACATTAGACGATTAAGAGATGTGGACGAAATTGTTGGCAATTTCTCCGAATATGATTATATTGACAAAGCAAATATAGCGGGAATGGAAATGGGTGAGGGTGTTGCTGAAATTGATTTGCACGCACCAGACCACCTATATGACGAAATTTTAAAAGAAATTGTTGGCGAAGAAATTCGAGGGAAAGATCATTTATTGGAATTAATGCAAAATTTCTCTCACGCGAAAAGAGAATATGATCAGGTATCAGGTGCACTTAAAATGGTGAAACAAACGGGATATGGTATCGCTGCACCGACATTAGAGGACATGATACTGGATGAACCAGAAATAATCAGGCAGGGTTCTAGATTTGGAGTCCGTTTAAAAGCCGTAGCTCCTTCCATTCATATGATAAAGGTGGAAGTGGAATCAGAATTTTCCCCAATCATTGGTACAGAAAAGCAAAGTGAGGAATTAGTAAGATATTTAATGCAAGATTTTGAGGATGATCCATTATCCATTTGGGAATCAGACATTTTTGGTAGATCTCTCAGTTCGATTGTAAGAGAAGGAATACAGGGGAAAATATCACTAATGCCTGAAAACGCCAGATATAAATTAAAGGATACATTGGAGCGAATCATAAATGAAGGATCTGGTGGTTTAATAGCCATTATATTATAG
- a CDS encoding DUF2768 family protein, translating to MSLGMLKMYISFVGIIFLVLAVGLILFSRYKLKGWLAGIVSLLAYLFLLLGALIIFYIVFSGPAS from the coding sequence ATGTCATTAGGAATGCTTAAAATGTACATATCATTTGTAGGCATTATCTTTTTAGTTTTAGCCGTTGGCCTTATTTTGTTTAGCAGATATAAACTAAAGGGCTGGTTAGCAGGAATTGTTTCACTTCTTGCTTACTTATTTTTACTATTAGGTGCTTTAATTATTTTTTATATTGTTTTTAGCGGGCCAGCAAGTTAG
- a CDS encoding stage VI sporulation protein F has translation MNNFQKGLFDKIQQNANINPNDVYKVADSVKNADFSDEKTVRRLVRQLSKLADKPLSKGKEDKIVESIIKNNMPMDTESLNQLFNK, from the coding sequence GTGAATAATTTTCAAAAAGGTTTGTTCGACAAAATACAACAAAATGCAAACATTAATCCCAACGATGTATATAAAGTGGCTGACTCTGTAAAAAATGCGGATTTTTCCGATGAAAAAACAGTGAGAAGATTGGTTCGGCAATTATCAAAATTAGCTGATAAACCGTTATCAAAGGGAAAAGAGGATAAAATTGTAGAGTCTATTATTAAAAATAATATGCCAATGGATACAGAATCTTTAAATCAATTATTTAATAAATAA
- a CDS encoding NAD(P)H-dependent glycerol-3-phosphate dehydrogenase, with product MKKVAVLGAGSWGTALSIVLADNSNEVRLWSHRQDQVNTINETHKNEKYLDVMLPEHIQAFYNLEEAINDVDAIIIVVPTKAIRDVCRQLNEIRKDDVTIIHAAKGIEPVTLKRVSQLISEELDGYKAEDIVVLSGPSHAEEVALRQPTTVTVSSMNIKNADFAQDLFINESFRVYTSPDILGIELGGALKNIIALGAGISDGLGYGDNAKAALITRGLAEIARLGTSLGANPLSFLGLPGVGDLIVTCTSEHSRNWRAGNLLGKGYKLDDVLEQMGMVVEGVRTVKAAHQFAADQDVEMPITTGIHQILFDELEPKEVVEQLMNRNKREEMDDLAQLLTERYSQ from the coding sequence ATGAAAAAGGTCGCAGTATTGGGGGCGGGAAGTTGGGGGACAGCATTAAGTATTGTTTTAGCGGACAATTCAAACGAAGTTCGCCTTTGGTCTCATCGCCAAGATCAAGTGAATACTATTAATGAAACGCACAAAAATGAAAAGTACTTAGATGTAATGTTACCTGAACACATACAAGCATTTTATAACCTAGAAGAAGCAATTAATGATGTCGACGCAATTATTATTGTTGTTCCTACAAAGGCTATACGCGATGTATGCAGACAACTTAATGAAATACGTAAAGATGACGTTACAATTATCCATGCCGCTAAAGGAATTGAACCAGTTACATTGAAAAGAGTTTCTCAACTGATCAGTGAGGAATTGGATGGTTATAAGGCTGAAGACATTGTTGTTTTATCTGGTCCTAGTCATGCGGAAGAGGTTGCATTAAGACAACCAACTACGGTAACGGTTTCTTCTATGAATATTAAAAATGCGGATTTTGCTCAAGATTTATTTATTAATGAATCTTTCCGCGTTTACACCAGTCCAGATATTTTAGGTATAGAATTAGGTGGTGCATTAAAGAATATAATTGCCCTAGGTGCTGGTATATCGGATGGGCTTGGCTATGGAGATAATGCAAAGGCTGCTCTCATAACAAGAGGTTTAGCTGAGATAGCACGCTTGGGAACTTCTCTTGGAGCCAATCCACTTAGTTTTCTGGGATTACCTGGGGTTGGAGATTTAATTGTCACATGTACGAGTGAACATAGTCGTAATTGGCGTGCCGGGAACTTATTAGGTAAAGGGTATAAATTAGACGATGTACTGGAACAAATGGGGATGGTTGTAGAAGGTGTAAGAACCGTTAAAGCAGCCCATCAATTTGCTGCAGATCAAGATGTAGAAATGCCAATAACTACAGGAATTCACCAAATATTATTTGATGAATTAGAGCCAAAAGAGGTTGTAGAACAACTAATGAATAGAAATAAGCGAGAGGAAATGGACGACCTAGCGCAATTATTAACGGAACGTTATTCACAATAA